From one Ahaetulla prasina isolate Xishuangbanna chromosome 18, ASM2864084v1, whole genome shotgun sequence genomic stretch:
- the CTNNBIP1 gene encoding beta-catenin-interacting protein 1 isoform X1 encodes MLPPEGESGWPRFGRRRRLQRRRLPPFWSRPGASSSSSSVPSLGRGRSESRRRREEEEEAQRQRQQQKRRSLGWHMRAALRRNRAVSPHGSAKEGTRLASSLPGTPGGGEARPLPPPPQGSPPSSKKGKGKKQQQPHTTQSGNPTAASGLRFVAFPG; translated from the coding sequence ATGTTGCCGCCTGAAGGCGAAAGCGGCTGGCCGCGTttcgggcggcggcggcggctgcagcGGCGGCGGCTCCCTCCCTTCTGGAGTCGTCCaggcgcctcctcctcctcctcctccgttccCTCCCTCGGTCGCGGCCGCTCTGAGTCACGACggcggagggaggaggaagaagaggcgcagcggcagcggcagcagcagaagAGGCGGTCGCTCGGCTGGCACATGAGAGCCGCTCTCCGGCGCAACCGGGCTGTCTCGCCTCACGGCTCCGCAAAGGAAGGGACCCGCCTGGCTTCTTCGCTCCCGGGGACgccgggagggggggaggctcgccccctccctcctcctcctcaaggaTCTCCCCCCTCCtcaaaaaaagggaagggaaaaaaacaacaacaaccacacacAACCCAGTCAGGAAACCCAACCGCCGCCTCAG
- the LZIC gene encoding protein LZIC, with translation MASRGTMETSKLKQNLEEQLDRLMQQLQDLEECRDELDVSEYEETKKETLEQLSEFNDSLKKIISGNMTLVDELGGMQLAIQAAISQAFKTPEVIRMFAKKQPGQLRTRLAEMDRDLIVGKLGGDLYTQQKMEILTALRKLGEKLTPSDEIFLSTNAGTALNQFEKVSTDLGSGDKVFALASFEVEKSKQ, from the exons ATGGCTTCGAGGGGAACCATGGAGACCAGCAAGCTGAAGCAGAACTTGGAAGAGCAGCTGGACAGGCTGATGCAACAGCTGCAGGATCTGGAGGAGTGCAG AGACGAACTGGATGTCAGTGAGTACGAAGAAACCAAGAAGGAAACACTTGAGCAGCTGAGCGAGTTCAACGACTCcttgaaaaaaattatctctgGCAATATGACCTTGGTAGATGAGCTCGGTGGGATGCAACTG GCTATACAAGCCGCCATTAGCCAGGCTTTTAAAACTCCAGAAGTCATCAGAATGTTTGCGAAAAAACAGCCTGGGCAATTGAGGACAAGATTGGCTGAG ATGGACAGAGACCTGATAGTAGGGAAACTGGGAGGAGACCTCTACACTCAGCAGAAGATGGAAATCCTCACGGCTCTCCGGAAGCTGGGAGAAAAG ttGACCCCCAGCGATGAAATTTTCCTTTCAACGAACGCAGGAACGGCTCTCAACCAGTTTGAGAAGGTCTCGACCGATCTTg GATCTGGGGATAAAGTCTTCGCCCTGGCAAGCTTTGAGGTAGAAAAATCAAAGCAATGA